The following are encoded together in the Streptomyces sp. NBC_00358 genome:
- a CDS encoding I78 family peptidase inhibitor, which yields MATDPPSAAEPQDSPDSYVGLEVSEAEERAREHGWSSVRSLPPGAIITMEYLVGRLNFEVTDGTVTRAWKG from the coding sequence ATGGCAACCGATCCCCCCTCTGCCGCAGAGCCGCAGGACAGTCCGGACAGCTACGTCGGACTGGAGGTGAGCGAGGCCGAGGAGCGCGCGCGGGAGCACGGCTGGTCGTCGGTGCGCTCGCTGCCGCCCGGCGCGATCATCACCATGGAGTACCTGGTGGGGCGGCTGAACTTCGAGGTCACCGACGGTACGGTGACCCGCGCCTGGAAGGGCTGA
- a CDS encoding phosphatase PAP2 family protein has translation MRTERNLTRLDRVFARLDREPERPAHIDVPRMSRHRVVLFAATLAFYLAIVWAVAITSWLVRFDWQVMFFRPYQQWPEIHAFLDYYVVLGQRGPTAVMVASWLGWRSWRQHTLRPLLTLGASLLLLNITVGAAKLGMGRLGPHYAITIGSNEMGLGGDIFPSGHTANAVVTWGILAYLASTPRARRWLSALSAVTSLGVGLTTVYLGTHWLSDVLLGWAAGLLILLALPWCEPLIARSEAGIFSLRDLWRDRRGRTAPVPAPVPAPSPAGAPVMATRPTAVDSEVPARETVASRPPRAPVHLAPGPHTARSERTPVTPAGSRRPPHPERARAATAASARPLTGN, from the coding sequence GTGCGTACCGAACGAAACCTCACCCGTCTGGACCGGGTCTTCGCCCGGCTGGACCGTGAGCCGGAACGACCGGCCCACATCGATGTGCCGAGGATGAGTCGGCACAGGGTCGTCCTCTTCGCGGCGACCCTGGCCTTCTACCTGGCGATCGTGTGGGCCGTGGCGATCACGTCGTGGCTGGTCCGGTTCGACTGGCAGGTCATGTTCTTCCGGCCGTACCAGCAGTGGCCGGAGATCCACGCGTTCCTGGACTACTACGTGGTGCTCGGCCAGCGCGGCCCCACCGCCGTGATGGTCGCCTCGTGGCTGGGCTGGCGCTCCTGGCGGCAGCACACGCTGCGCCCGCTGCTCACCCTGGGCGCGTCCCTGCTGCTGCTCAACATCACGGTCGGCGCCGCGAAGCTCGGCATGGGCCGCCTGGGCCCGCACTACGCCATCACCATCGGCTCGAACGAGATGGGCCTGGGCGGCGATATATTTCCTTCGGGCCACACCGCCAACGCCGTCGTGACCTGGGGAATCCTTGCCTATCTGGCGTCGACCCCGAGAGCCAGGCGCTGGCTCTCCGCGCTGTCCGCCGTGACCTCGCTCGGGGTCGGCCTCACCACCGTCTACCTGGGTACGCACTGGCTGAGCGATGTCCTGCTGGGCTGGGCCGCGGGTCTGCTGATCCTGCTGGCGCTGCCCTGGTGCGAACCGCTGATCGCCCGCTCCGAGGCCGGGATCTTCTCGCTGCGCGACCTGTGGCGCGACCGTCGCGGCCGTACGGCGCCCGTGCCGGCACCCGTACCCGCTCCCTCGCCGGCCGGCGCCCCGGTCATGGCCACCCGGCCCACCGCCGTGGACAGCGAGGTCCCGGCCCGGGAGACGGTCGCCTCCCGTCCGCCCAGAGCCCCCGTCCACCTGGCCCCGGGTCCGCACACCGCCCGTTCGGAGCGCACCCCGGTGACACCGGCGGGCAGCCGCCGCCCGCCGCACCCGGAGCGTGCGCGCGCGGCCACCGCCGCCTCGGCCCGGCCGCTGACCGGCAACTGA
- a CDS encoding glycosyltransferase family 39 protein, translated as MTDPKTPGATPPLAGALRRAAPALLGYAAVRVLGLITLALWSAADGRSAHRLLSQRWDSLWYTRVAELGYGYEVRLPNGDVHSNLAFFPLLPWLERLGSAVTPLSYPDAGLLVSAAASLAAAWGIFAVADHVHGRRAGVCAALVWAVLPVGVVQSMAYSESLFTALAAWSLYAVLTGRWLTAGLLAAFAGLTRPVGGAVVAALWVAAITSFVGEHPRDGSAPRTDGARRWRRALAMIIAPLGAAGYVLWVGHRTGKGPLGYLDVQAGWRNGFDGGYAFGRFVAEKFTSFPGALAGAGLIAGVALVLWLYVTCVRQGQPPALLVYTGVVIALALCASSYFGSKPRLLLPAFPLLFPLAVALARLRTSRSALVLGGVAVASAVYGAFWLNGSGPP; from the coding sequence GTGACCGATCCGAAGACGCCCGGCGCGACGCCGCCCCTCGCGGGTGCCCTGCGCCGCGCCGCACCCGCCCTCCTCGGGTACGCGGCCGTGCGCGTCCTGGGGCTCATCACCCTCGCCCTGTGGAGCGCGGCGGACGGCAGGAGCGCCCACCGCCTGCTGTCGCAGCGCTGGGACTCGCTCTGGTACACCCGGGTCGCCGAACTCGGCTACGGCTACGAGGTCCGCCTCCCGAACGGTGACGTGCATTCGAACCTCGCGTTCTTCCCGCTGCTGCCCTGGCTGGAGCGGCTCGGCTCGGCGGTGACCCCGCTGTCGTACCCGGACGCGGGCCTGCTCGTGTCGGCGGCGGCCTCGCTCGCCGCGGCCTGGGGGATCTTCGCGGTCGCCGATCATGTACACGGCCGCCGGGCGGGGGTGTGCGCCGCGCTGGTGTGGGCCGTCCTCCCCGTCGGCGTCGTGCAGTCGATGGCGTACAGCGAGTCACTGTTCACGGCTCTCGCCGCGTGGTCGCTGTACGCGGTGCTGACCGGCCGCTGGCTGACAGCGGGCCTGCTCGCCGCGTTCGCCGGGCTGACCCGGCCGGTGGGGGGCGCGGTGGTCGCGGCGCTGTGGGTGGCGGCGATTACCTCGTTCGTGGGAGAGCACCCGCGCGACGGAAGCGCGCCCCGGACGGACGGCGCGCGCCGGTGGCGGCGCGCCCTCGCCATGATCATCGCGCCGCTGGGCGCCGCCGGTTACGTGCTGTGGGTGGGGCACCGCACCGGCAAGGGCCCGCTCGGCTATCTCGACGTCCAGGCGGGCTGGCGCAACGGCTTCGACGGCGGCTACGCCTTCGGCCGCTTCGTGGCCGAGAAGTTCACCTCGTTCCCGGGCGCCCTGGCCGGTGCCGGACTGATCGCCGGGGTCGCGCTGGTCCTGTGGCTCTACGTGACGTGCGTACGGCAGGGTCAGCCGCCGGCGCTCCTGGTCTACACCGGCGTCGTCATCGCGCTCGCCCTGTGCGCGTCGAGCTACTTCGGCTCGAAACCCCGCCTGCTGCTCCCCGCCTTCCCCCTCCTGTTCCCTCTCGCGGTGGCCCTGGCCCGGCTGCGTACGTCCAGGTCGGCGCTGGTCCTCGGAGGTGTCGCGGTGGCCTCGGCGGTCTACGGGGCCTTCTGGCTGAACGGCTCGGGACCTCCCTGA
- a CDS encoding MFS transporter, with amino-acid sequence MSGTTTAAARCRRETGAGANRWVVLVVLCVSLLLVALDATVLHVAVPAVTEDLKPGAIELLWIVDIYPLVCASLLILFGTLGDRVGRRRILLLGYALFGVASGIAAFSGNAQLLIGARALLGVGGAMIMPATLSILRQVFPDRRERALAIGIWSAVAAVGAAVGPLLGGFLLEHFWWGSVFLVNIPLMIISLPVGRLLLPESRGDRDGPWDVVGALMAAAGLFGLVLGVKRLGGGEAPLSPFTLAPLLLGAVLMALFVRRQRRRAHPLVDLRMFARPAFSTSVGCIVLAMLALVGLELIAAQYLQLVLGLSPLQTGLRLLPLTVAAMAAGLAGAKLLRRFGPRAMVCFGFCLTAAAVVTLTAMGGHDNTGLLLFGFVLLGFGLETTLFGAYESMLSEAPQAQSGGAAAIGETSYQLGAGLGIALLGSVMNAAYTPGLSSVPGVPAADSTAAGHSLGEAYQVADRLGGASGGALRQAARDSFVHGLHVTLLVSAGLLLLGAVMALRLPRVMDCGAPTTDSAPGAYSGRAENAGPAEDGSGTDSAPGPAGIPSPRDITGTRVSA; translated from the coding sequence ATGTCCGGGACGACCACGGCCGCTGCGCGATGCCGTCGGGAGACCGGGGCCGGTGCCAACCGCTGGGTCGTCCTTGTCGTCCTGTGCGTCAGCCTGCTGCTGGTCGCCCTCGACGCCACCGTGCTCCATGTCGCGGTGCCCGCCGTCACCGAGGACCTGAAGCCCGGCGCGATAGAACTGCTCTGGATCGTAGACATCTACCCGCTCGTCTGCGCCTCGCTCCTCATCCTCTTCGGCACGCTCGGTGACCGCGTCGGCCGCCGGCGGATCCTCCTCCTGGGCTACGCCCTGTTCGGCGTCGCCTCCGGCATCGCGGCCTTCTCCGGGAACGCACAGCTCCTGATAGGCGCCCGCGCCCTGCTCGGCGTCGGCGGCGCGATGATCATGCCCGCCACGCTGTCGATCCTGCGCCAGGTCTTCCCCGACCGGCGCGAGCGGGCGCTCGCGATCGGCATCTGGAGCGCCGTCGCCGCCGTCGGCGCGGCGGTCGGGCCGCTGCTCGGCGGCTTCCTCCTCGAACACTTCTGGTGGGGATCGGTCTTCCTCGTCAACATCCCGCTGATGATCATCAGCCTGCCGGTCGGACGGCTGCTGCTGCCCGAGTCCCGCGGTGACCGCGACGGTCCCTGGGACGTGGTGGGGGCGCTCATGGCCGCCGCCGGTCTGTTCGGACTCGTCCTCGGTGTGAAGCGCCTCGGCGGCGGCGAGGCGCCCCTCAGCCCCTTCACCCTCGCGCCGCTCCTCCTCGGCGCGGTGCTGATGGCCCTCTTCGTGCGGCGGCAGCGGCGGCGCGCGCATCCGCTGGTGGACCTGCGCATGTTCGCGCGTCCCGCCTTCAGCACCTCGGTCGGATGCATCGTCCTCGCCATGCTCGCCCTCGTGGGGCTCGAACTGATCGCCGCGCAGTACCTGCAACTGGTGCTCGGCCTGTCACCGCTCCAGACGGGGCTGCGGCTGCTGCCCCTCACCGTCGCGGCGATGGCCGCCGGGCTCGCGGGGGCGAAACTGCTGCGGCGGTTCGGGCCGCGCGCGATGGTCTGCTTCGGGTTCTGTCTCACCGCGGCCGCCGTGGTCACGCTCACCGCGATGGGCGGGCACGACAACACCGGGCTGCTGCTCTTCGGCTTCGTGCTGCTCGGCTTCGGTCTGGAGACCACGCTCTTCGGGGCGTACGAGTCCATGCTGAGCGAGGCGCCGCAGGCCCAGTCGGGCGGCGCGGCGGCGATCGGCGAGACCTCGTACCAACTGGGCGCCGGGCTGGGGATCGCACTGCTGGGCAGTGTGATGAACGCGGCGTACACGCCGGGACTGTCGTCCGTCCCCGGGGTCCCGGCCGCCGATTCCACGGCGGCGGGCCATTCGCTGGGCGAGGCGTACCAGGTCGCGGACCGGCTCGGAGGCGCTTCCGGCGGCGCCCTGCGGCAGGCCGCCCGTGACTCCTTCGTGCACGGACTGCATGTGACGCTGCTGGTGAGCGCGGGTCTGTTGCTGCTGGGCGCCGTGATGGCGCTGCGGCTGCCGCGGGTCATGGACTGCGGGGCACCCACGACGGACTCCGCCCCTGGCGCGTACTCCGGCCGGGCCGAGAACGCCGGACCCGCCGAGGACGGCTCCGGCACGGACTCCGCCCCGGGCCCGGCAGGAATCCCGTCCCCCCGGGACATCACCGGGACCCGGGTCTCCGCCTAG